aatacaaggtgatcaggttgtcccctgtggggctcacagtcttcatccccattttactggtgagggaactgaggctcagagaataataataataataataataataataataatggcgtttattaagcgcttactacgtgtaagcactgttctaagcgctggggggatatacaaggtgatcaggttgtcccctgtggggctcacagtcttcatccccattttacaggtgagggaactgaggctcagagaataatcatcatcatcatcatcatcatcatcaatcgtatttattgagtgcttactgtgtgcagagcactgtactaagcgcttgggaagtccaagttagcaacatatagagacggtccctacccaacagtgggctcacagtctaaaagggggagacagagaacaaaaccaagcatactaacaaaataaaatagagtagatatgtataatggcatttattgagtgcttactatgtgcaaagcactgttctaagcgctggggggatacaaggtgaactgtggctcagagaataacaataataataataataataatggcatttattaagtgcttactatgtgcaagcactgttctaagccctgggggatatacaaggtgatcaggttgtccctcgtggggctcactagtcttgatccccattttccagatgagggaactgaggcccagagaagtgaagtgacttgcccaaagtcacccagccggcaatcggcagagccgggatttgaacccctgacctctgactccagagcccgggctctttccactgagccacgctgctccagcgGCGGCCACCCCCTAAGCTTTGGGGTGCCAGAGCGGGCGAAGGGCCCTCCGCCAGCGGAAGTCGGGGGGATCCCGATTCCATTCCAATGCAATTCCCGGATTCCGCTCCAGGCCGATGGACCTGTCGACGATCAAAAAGAACATCGAGAACGGGCTGATCCGGACCACCGCCGAGTTCCAGCGGGACATCATGCTCATGTTCCAGAACGCCGTCATGTACAACAGCTCCGACCACGACGTCTATCACATGGCCGTGGAGATGCAGCGCGACGTCCTGGAGCAGATTCAGGTGACCGAGAggccggaggacccgggttctaatccagcccccgccactcgcctgcctgtctgggcctcggtttccttatctgtacaacggggatgagatccccgctctcccccccccgccttttcaGGCCGGAGCCCCGGATAGGACGGGATCTGTATCCGATCCGATGGCAagttgtgttgccagcttgtacttcccaagcgcttagtacggtgctctgcacacagtaagcgctcaataaatacaattgattgattgattgatctgcttgtttggaagcagcgtggcctagtagggaaagcagcgtggcttctagactgtgagcccactgttgggtaggggctgtctctatatgttgccaacttgtacttcccaagcgcttagtacagtgctctgcacacagtaagcgctcaataaatacgattgattgattgattgatctgcttgtatggaagcagcgtggcctagtagggaaagcagcgtggcttctagactgtgagcccactgttgggtagggaccatctctatatgttgccaacttgtacttcccaagcgcttagtacagtgctctgcacacagtaagcgctcaataaatacgattgattaatggaataagcccaggcctgggagttcaaatcctgcctccgcctcaagcctgctgtgtgaccttgggcaagcggcgtgagaagcggcgtggctcagtggaaagagcccgggctttggagtcagaagtcatgggttcaaatcccggctccgccaactgtcagctgggtgactttgggcaagtcacttcacttctctgggcctcagttccctcatctgtaaaatggggatgaagactgtgagccccatgtaggacaacctgatcaccttgtaacctccccagcacttagaacagtgctttgcacataggcgcttaataaatgccatcattattatacaaacaaatcaagttggacacaatccctgtcccatatgggggtcacagtttcaatccccattttccagatgaggtcaccgaggcacagagaagtgaagtgacttgcccaggttcccacagcagacagcgtggctcagtaggaaagagcccgggctttggagtcagaggtcatgggttcaaatctcggctctgccaaccgtcagctgggtgactttgggcaagtcacttcacttctctgggcctcagttccctcatctgtaaaatggggatgaagactgtgagcccccgtgggacaacctgatcaccttgtatccccccccagcacttagaacagtgctttgctcatagtaggcgcttaataaatgccatcattattattattattattgtcagtgcattgcacatagtaggtgcttaataaatgccatcattattattattattattaagtcagtgcattgcacataatagacacttaataaatgccatcattattattattgttattattaagtcacttctctgggcctcatttccctcatctgcaaaaccttGCGGAGAAGCAGCGGGCCTAGGTGtctgaaggatctgagttctaattccggcttggccacttgtctgccgtgtgactttgggcaagtcacttcactcctccgggccttggttcccgcatctggaaaatgggaattaagatggggagccccatatggaaggGGGCCAGCCTGTTGACCCtagagcccgttatgggcagggattgtctctctttgttgctgaattgtactttccaagcgcttagtacagtgttctgcccatagtaagcgctaaataaatccgattgaatgaatagaagagcgcccggcacatagtaagcgcttaacagataccataaaaataaaaaatggggattcgctccctgttctccctcctcctcagactgtaagccccctgtgggacccgaTTACCCACCGCAGTGCTTGGAATAATGTTGGCACgtaacaagcgcttaacgaatatccccGTTATTATCGTCGAAGCCCGTCACCTAGTGCGTGCTAACAAACGTCACTGATTTTTATCTCTGTCATTTTGGGGTTATCTGGATGCCGAGCCTTAGTCCCTCGGGgttggctctataataataataaataataataataatagtggcatttattaagcgcttactattcattcaattcattcaatcatatttattgagtgcttactctgtgcagaacactgtactaagcacttgggaagtacaagttggcaacatatactacgtgcaaagcactgttctaagcgctggggcggttacaaggtgatcaggttgtcccacgggggggctcacagtcttaatccccatttgacagacgaggtaataataataataatggcatttattaaatgcttactatgtgcacagcacttttctaagcactgcggaggttacaaggtgatcaggctgtcccacagggggctcgcagtcaatccccattttacagatgaggcaactgaggccccgagaagtgaagtgacttgcccaaagtcacacggctgacaattggcagagccgggatttgaacccacgacctctgactccaaagcccgggctcttttccactgagccacgctgcttctctcaggtaactgaagcccagagaagtgaagtgactttttagactgtgagcccactgttgggtagggactgtctctctatgttgccagcttgtacttcccaagcgcttagtacagtgctctgcacacagtaagcgctcaataaatacgattgattgattgattgatcgcccaaagtcacacagctgacagtcttaTCTCGGTGACAGATTTCTCGGAGGGCTTCATTCCCGTCGCTCCAGGCAGCCGGGTGGGCTTCCTCTTCCAAagactatttttcttttttaaatagtattcgttaagtgcttactctatgccaggcactgttctgagcgctgtatGAAGGGTTCCTACAGCACTTAgtttctgccattcattcattcattccgttcagtcgtatttattgagcgcttactgtgtgcagagcactggactaagcattgggaagtccaagttggcaacatagagagacagtccctacccagcagtgggctcacagtctagaagggggaggcagacaacaaaacaaaacacattaacaaaatgaaataaatagaataaatacgtacaaataaaatagagtaataaatccgtgcaaacatatatatacacacacacatatatatgtatatatacatacatatatatatacatacatatatgtgtatatatacatacatatacacatgtgtatatatatgtatatatatgtgtatatatatatacacatgtgtatatatatgtgtgtatatatgcgtatatatacacacacaggtgctgtggggagggggagggaggtaagtctggggggttgggggggaacacttagtacagtgcctggcacatagtaattgcttagagaagcagcgtggctcagtggaaagagcccaggctttggagtcagaggtcatgggttcaaatcccgcctccgccaattagctgggtgactttgggcaagtctcttcccttctctgagcctcagtgacctcatctggaaaatgggggtgaagactgggagccccccgtgggacaacctgatcaccttgtaacctccccagtgatttgcatgtagtaagcgcttaataaatgccatcattattattatcaacgaacacatttaaaggggaaaaagagacagGGGAGGGGGCCTCGGTCCGGATCAGCCGGGGTCCGCTCGCCCGCCCGGGCCCCTTCCTCCGTCCCCGGCCCACCGGGGTCCGGTTGGCCCCCCGCTCGACCTTCGACCTCTGCCCCCACAGCAATTCCTGGCCACGCAGCTGATCATGCAGACGTCCGAGTCCGGCATCAGCGCCAAGAGCCTGCGAGGGAGGGATTCCACCCGCAAACAGGACGCTTCGGAGAAGGTGAGGGACGGCGGCGGGCCGGACGCCGGCCCTCGGGGGTCTCCACGAGCCCCGACGTTGGTTCCGTGTAGCATGTCGGgcgtccgccccccgccccgccaaacCCCGAAGAAGCTGGGGGTGCCAGGGACCTCCTCCCGTCCCGGCCCTCGGGAGCGGGCGACGGATCTGTCTCCCGGACTCCTTCCTCCTGGTGTCCCGGTGGCGACCCGGCGCCCGTGCGCCACTCCGGTCCCCGGGACCGGCGTTCCGGCCGTCCCTGATCGGCTttgtctgtttgtgtgtgtgtgtgtgtgtttgttcgtTTGTCCTCTGACAGGACAGTGTCCCCATGGGCtctcctgccttccttctctctctctttgtaagTATTGAACGGCGGGCGCGGGCGCCCCGAGCCCCGCCTGGCCGGCCCGGGCTCCGGTGCCCAGCcgccgccatttcctctcccgcTTTCCTGTCCGTGTGCATGTGTGCGTCGGGGGCCGGCTCGGGACGGGGGCCGCCTAGGGGGGGCGGCTCCGGCGGGTGGGCGtcgttctctctctttctcgctctttttctcccccctccgtCCTCCCCTCCCGTGCCCGCCCGCCGCTCCCAGCGGGCCCTCGGCGGGCACCGCCTTCCCGCTGTCGCCTTCCAGACGGGAGCCCGGCAGGGCCGCCCCCTCtcgcgccctttcctctcccggcACGGGCCAGAGCTTGCGGAAACGGCTGCGTCCGGGCGGTTGGGGTCGCGGGGCGGGGGTCGCCAGCCTCAACGCGCTCGCCCCGGAACGGCAACCGGCCGCCGTCCCCTCTGGCCCCGTCCCGCCCATCGGAGGTCGCCTGTACAGAAcggctttccccccccccccctttcccttcttgctCCCCACAGCGGCCCGCGGCCCCGAACTGGGAGCGGAGGATTTTCTGGGCCCTGGGCCTTTAGGGACCGAAACCTCTCCGGCCCCTCAGAAAAAGCGGGCCCGCTCGCCGCCACCTCCTCCCCAGAATCCCCGCCCCAGGCCCGGGCCACCCGGCGTGGAGAAGCCGGGCCGCCGGGCGCCGTTCCCGCTCTCTGGGACCGGCCCTCTGACCTTTCCGTATCGAAGACAGCCAGATATGAAcaggagaaggagctgggctcCAGGGACAGGAGGAGGTGCAAAGAAGCTTTCCCATGATTGATTGGCCTCCGCGCTCCCGGAAGGCAGCGGTGGTCAGGAGGTGCTAGGGAGCTTAGTGCCAGGGTCAGTCGGCAGGAAGGGCCCCTCTTAGGGGGGCCGACAGACGGACAGGTACGTTAGCCCAGAGTCtcgcccttccccgcccccctccccctcctccccgccccacctagggatCCTGGGAGCggtggggggctggggccgggccaggacgggcacccccccccccctcacgtACGCACGCACACGCACGGTGATCGATGTCGGGCGCCCGAGCCCCCCACCTCTCCGCTCGCACCCCAAGCCTCCAGCCGCTCTCTGGGAGGACCGGGGAGCGCCTTCGGACTTCGTGGCCGACGCGGTTGGTTCTCGGGATGCCGACCCCCtccggccccttcccctccccgccctcccatcccctccgtcgtcctcctcctccgccctccctcacagaccccttctctttctgcctATCACTCAGGACGGGGGCACCAGAGGTCGGCGCTGCGCCATTGAGGCGGACATGAAGATGAAGAAGTGaggcctccccgccccccgagaCCCGAAGACCCCCGGCCCCGGGGTCCCCCGGGCGGGCCGGCAGAGAGGCGAGGCCGCCCGGCTGCCCGTTTTAGGGCAGAAGCGGCCGGCGGCGGGCCCGGCGCGGGAGGCCCCGCGGGATTTTTTAACCTGTAAAAAGCACCCACGCGGAAACAATAAATTCCGGAAGGAAAACGCCGTCTCCCCACGTCCTCATTCCCTGTCTCGGGAGCCACCAGGCCGGAGAAAAAGCCGGCTCCCCGCCAAGTCGCCGACTCCGGCTCAGGATGGAGTCAGGGAGTGGCCACCCCTCGTCGGTCACTCCGATCGCCCGGCTGGGAAATACCTCTGTGCCCACCACGCCCATCAGAATGgaagctcccagagggcagggatcggctCTCCTCCGGGCGTCCTCTTCCCAAGCGATGGGGACCACAAACCACAGATAACGTCGCCTCTTCAGCTGGGCCACATCGGGCAGGAGGGCAGAGGCGGAGACCCGCCGGCGGCCAAACACCGGGGTTGCCCGGAGTTGTCCCATCGCGGGCCGATTGCCGGGCAAGGCCGGTCATTTGTTTTCTCAACCTCGGTCTTCGGTGCCTTCTTTTCCTTGCCTTTCCGTGTGTCTAGAGGAGCCcagtctcccctctctggtctgGTCAGCCGCCTCGTGTGTGTCTTTAGTGGCTTGTGGATGGTTCCGTGGTTCGAAGATCGGACCACTCGCTTTGTAAAAAAAACAGAACAGTTACTTGCTGATGtcggttctgatcttggctccttGTCCTTGATGCCCGTTCGCCGTCGGGTTAAGGACGCGTTCTCGGTGGTGGTTGCGACGGTTTCAGTGTCTGTATTGATGTCAATCAACCTCTCCTCCGACCTCCCCCTCTCGCATCTTCCCTTCTTATTTCTGTGCCTCCTCGCCACTTCCGTTGCACTTTCTGGAGTGGTTTTTACCATCCCCGACTTCTCCGTCCATTTCACCCCTCTCTGGAAATGAGTTGATGTCTCAGACCGTTAGCTCCCCGAAGGCAGCGGTCGTGCCCTCTCACTCCAAGCGCCCCGTACGCCGCCGGGTCCGTAGTCGTCGCTCAATAAAAGCCGTTGACTGATTGCTCGATTGCTCGATTGCCTGATTTGCCCCCAAAGACGCCGAAAACGTTTAAATCCCGGGAGTGCTCTCGAGACGCTTCTTGGAGGGTGAGTTCCTTTGACTTCCGTTTGCCTCCCCGCTTCTGGCCTTTTTTCGTTCCGACTTCATCGTTGATCTTCCACTTGCATTAACGCTTGGCTTCCCCGGGTTTCCGGGACCGCCCGCCCCCGCGTTTCCCGCCTGGCTGAATTCCCTGTCCGGGAAGCGTTTTGGGGCAGCGCTTGGTTTGAAACtaactctgctctcttctcctcctcttctttaatCCAGGCAAATCGACTTATAGTTAACAGCAGTAGACTAAGCGTGCGTGGTTCTGTTTAACCTGCTTTCTCCTCTGTGgtatcagctcttagtacagcgtgtCGCACCCATTCGGAGCGCAAATGCTTCTCCTTTCCATACTACCGTTACCGCCCGAGCTTCGTCCTCCGGCTGCAGTGTAGAAAACAAGCGCGGCCGGCGTCGGAAGCCGGCGGGCCTGATCCGGACGAGACCCTCTGATCCCCTTCTCCACTCTCCCCAGGTGGACGTGGAGCCGAATCCCGGGGGAGACGATCGCCACCGGTCCGAGCCGCCCCCCGGCTCGCGGGACCCCCGTCCGCACCGGGACCTGGGCAGCTGGAGGGAGATGGAAGAGCCGGGCGGTGAGGATCACGAGAGGAGTAGCCCCGAGAGAGGGGGTAGCCCTCCGGGGCTGAGCGACCCCGAGCCGGACGGAGGAAGCGGGAAGGAATTCCGGGAAGAGGGGCGACGCTGCCATCAGAACGTCCTTCAGTTCCTCTCCgaggtaggattcattcattcattcagtcagcacATAAAaacgcttaaaaatgccattattattattattattattaataagcacttaacagataccattgcacttactgtgcacttatTATACCATTGCACTTACTATAccactgcacttactatgtgcaaaacattgttctaagtgctggggaggttataataataataataatgataacggcaattattaagcacttactgtgggcaaagcactgttctaagcgctggggggagatacaaggtgatcaggttgtcccacgtggggctcacagtcgtcatccccattttacagatgagggaactgaggcccagagaagttacgtgacttgcccgaggtcacgcggcagacgtgcggcagagccggggttcggacctgtgacctctgactccaaagcccgggctctttccactgagccacgctgcttctgtatcgagcgcttactgtgtgcagagcactggactaagcgcttgggaagtccaagttggcaacatctagagacggtccctacccaacagcgggctcacagtctagaagggggagacagacaacaaaacaaaacatagtgacaaaataaaataaatagaataaatatgtacaagtaaaatagagtaataaatccgtacaaacatatatacatatatacaggtgctgtggggagggggaggaggaagggggctcagtctgggaaggcctccgatgCTCcactaataatagctgtggtatctgctaagcgcctatcgtgtgccaggcactgtactaagcgctggggtcggacacagtccctgtccccagtggggcacccagtcttaatccccattttccagatgagggaactgaggcccagaggagggaagtgacttgcccagggtcacccagcggatgggtggcagagcggggatcggaacccagggcctctgactcccgggccagggcTTTAAGTAGTAAAATCCCGTTAAAATTCAACTTTAAATTcaagtccccgctctgccaactgtcagccgtgtgactttgggcaagtcacttgacttctctatgcctcagttacctcatctggaaaacgggggtgaagactgtgagccccccgtgggacaacctgataataataataataataataataatggtatttgttaagcacttactatgtgcaaagcactgttctaagcgctgggggaatacaaggtgatcaggttgtcccacggggggggggctcacagtcttcatccccattttacagatgagggaactgaggcacagagaagtgaagtgacttgcccaaagtcacactgctgacaattggcagagctgggatttgaacccctgacctctgactccaaagcccaggctctttccactgagccacaccgcttctcgcaacctgatcaccttgtagcctccccagcgcttagaacagtgctttgcacatagtaagcgcttaataaatgccatcattattattattattattattactactattagtagtagtaggccaCATGGTGGGCAGGCTCTCCCTCCTCCGTCCCCGTGGATCTGGTAACGaggtctccctcctccatctcttccccacccccaagactctaagctcgctgtgggcaaggaatgggtctgtttattgttctctcgtcccctcccaggtgcttagtacagtgctgtgcacagagtaagcgctcagtaaactcgACCGAGTGACTGACCCGAGGAGCTGTCATTGCAGGTGGCCTACCTGATGGAGCCTCTGTCCATCAGTAGCAAGGGAGCCACTGACGGGGGCAGGGCCCAGCCAAGTTGCAGCCCCCCAGAAGGGAGCGATGCCCGCGCGGCGGGGGGAGAGGCGGAAGAGCCGGCCCCCGAACCTCCCAGCCCGGGGGCCCCACGAGAGTCTGGCGGAGGAGCGGGCCTACAGGTGATCGAGGGGTAAACAGAGTCCCGGGGGGCTTCC
This sequence is a window from Tachyglossus aculeatus isolate mTacAcu1 chromosome X2, mTacAcu1.pri, whole genome shotgun sequence. Protein-coding genes within it:
- the LOC119949620 gene encoding bromodomain-containing protein 8-like; amino-acid sequence: MVPWFEDRTTRFVKKTEQLLADVGSDLGSLSLMPVRRRVKDAFSVVVATVSVSPLTDCSIARLPDLPPKTPKTFKSRECSRDASWRVDVEPNPGGDDRHRSEPPPGSRDPRPHRDLGSWREMEEPGGEDHERSSPERGGSPPGLSDPEPDGGSGKEFREEGRRCHQNVLQFLSEVAYLMEPLSISSKGATDGGRAQPSCSPPEGSDARAAGGEAEEPAPEPPSPGAPRESGGGAGLQLPQDTARQEHGEPDVGEGSAGLPARGPGDDDKSRVAAASLVRAPLDFFFGSGPAISQRTDRSRSDSNPDHLLLKKTLLPLWKMIASHRFSSPFLKPVSDRQAPGYKDVVKRPMDLTSLKRNLSKGRIGSTAQFQRDLMLMFLNAVMYNAANHHVYHMAVDMQREVLEQIQVLSIWLDRRREMSGLD